TGCTCGGCACCGACCCCTGGCCCTACGGCGTGCAGGCCAACCGCCGCACGCTGGAGACCTTCGTCGCCCACCACCACGCGCAGGGCCTGTCGGCGCGCCGGGTGGCCGTGGACGAGCTCTTCCATCCCTCGACCTACGAGCTGGCCAAGATCTGACGGCGTGGCGTGCCGTCCATGCATCGTTCAATCAATCTTGAACAGCCTGCGATCCACTCGTAGATTGCGGCTCCCTCAGAACGACCCGATGGATGGAGACATGAAGACCGCCCGCACCGTCATCGCCCTCGCCGCCTGCGCCTGCCTGCCGGCCTTCGGTCAGGGCGGCGCCCCGGCCCCGTCGTCGGTGACCGTCTACGGCGTGCTCGACCTGGCCACCGAATGGAGCAGCCAGGGCCGCGGCGGCGCCTACCGCGTCATCAGCGGCGGCAACCTCGGCAGCCGGCTCGGCTTCCGCGGCCAGGAAGAGCTCGGCGGCGGCCTCACCGCCCTGTTCCGCATCGAGCAGGGGATCAACGCCGACGACGGCACCCTCGGCCAGGGCGGCCGCGCCTGGGGACGCGAGGCCTCGGTGGGACTGCAGTCGCGGCAGGCCGGCACCGTGCTGCTCGGCCGCCTGCCCACGCCGTACTACCTGGTGCACAACGCGGTCGACGCCTTCGGCTGGATGGGGTCGGGCGGCCTGCCGGCCATCGGCCGCAGCGGCACCGTCCACCGCACCCTCCTGCCGGTGCAGGTGGCGGCACGGGCCGACAACGCGGTGAGCTACCTGTCGCCCTCGTTCGGCGGCTTCGAGGCCCGCGCGCTGCTCGCCGCCGGCGAGGGATCGGCAAGCCAGGGCCGCACCTACGGTGCCTCCGGCCGCTATGCCAGCGGGCCGGTCACCGGCGTGCTGGGCTACGTGCGCACCCAGGGCGTGAACAACGCCTCGGCCAGCGGCGACGCACGGGCGTGGGTGGCCGGCGGCAGCGTCGACCTGCGGGTGGCCCGGCTGTTCGCCGGTGTCACCGACGAGCGCATCGACTGCATCCCGGCCTGCGGCTTCAACCAAGTGCCGGGGGCCGCCGCCACCCAGTTCCGCTTGATGAACCTGGGCGTGCGGGTGCCGGTGATGGCGGGCCTGACGGCCATGGCGCAGTACACCCGCATCGACGACCGCTCGCGCTACACCGCGGCCACGCCCAGCCGCGACGCCAACTGGTTCGCGCTCGGTGCCGAGTACACGCTGTCTCGCCGCACCATGGTGTACGGCTCGATGGGCACCGTCGACAACCGCAACGGCTCGAACTACGTGCTGGGCAGCGGCACCGCGCAGCAGCCGGTCGGCGCGATCGGCCCCAACAACCCGCGCGCCACCACCGCGCAGGTCGGCGTGCGCCACGTGTTCTGACCATGCGCGCCCGACCGCTGCCCCCGATCACCCGCCGGCGGGCGATCGCGGCCCTGGCCGGGCCGCTGGTCGGTGCGGCCGCGGCGCCCGGCGGGGCCCAGACGGCCTGGCCCTCGCGCGCGGTGCGGCTGGTGGTGCCGCTGCCGCCCGGCGGCTCGCCGGACCTGTGCGCCCGCGTGCTCGGCGAACGCCTGCAGCCGCTGCTCGGCCAGCCGATCGTGGTCGAGAACCGGGTGGGCGCCAACGGCGGCATCGCGCGCGAGTTCGTCGCCCGCCAGCCGGCCGACGGCCACACGCTGCTGATGACCGAGAGCGCGCATGTCATGACGGCCTCGTTCAGCCGGCTGTCGTACGACGCGATCCGGGACTTCACGCCGATCGCGCCGGTGGCGCGCACGCCCTTCGTGCTGGCGGTGACGCCGGCATTGGGCGTGAACAGCGTGGCCGAGCTGATCGCGTTGGCGCGCGCGCGGCCGGGGCAGCTCAACTACGGCAGCTCGGGCACCGGCGCGCCCCACCATTTCGCCGTCGAGATGCTGCGCAGCCTGACCGGCATCGACGTCGTGCACGTGCCCTACAAGGGCTCGGCGGCCATGGTGCCGGCGCTGCTGTCCGGCGAGATCGCCTTCGTCGTCGGCGGCGTCAACTCGCTGCTGCCGCACCTGGCGGGCGGCCGCCTGAAGGCGCTGGCCGTGGCGGGCAGCGCCCGCACCGCCGCGCTGCCGGAGGTGCCGACGCTGGCCGAAGCCGGCCCGCTGCCCGGCTACGCCATGGACGTGTGGGTCGGCCTGGTCGGCCCCGCCGGCCTGCCGCGCCCGGTGGTGGAGCGCCTGTCCACCGAGGTCGCGCAACTGCTGCGCGAGGGCGAGCCGGCGGCCGAGCGGCTGCGCGCGGCCGGCCTCGACCCCTGGACCGGCGGCCCCGAGCGGCTGGCCGCGGCCATGCAGGCCGACCTCGACAAGTTCACGCGCATCGCCCGCGACGCCCGCATGAAAGCGGACTGACGGCGCGGCGGCGGTGCACCCCTCACCCCATCGACGCGGGCCGCCGGCCCATGAAGGAGACTGCTTGAGCACCGATGAGCGCGCGCCCCTGCGGCGCGACGAACCGACCGGACCGGCCTCCGCCGGTGCCGGCTGGGGCAGCGACGTGCTGGCCGAGATGCTGCGCCGCCTCGGCCTGCCCTACCTCGCGCTCAACCCCGGGGCCAGCTACCGCGGCCTGCACGACAGCCTGGTCAACCACCTGGGCAACGCGGCGCCGCAGATGCTGCTGTGCCTGCACGAGGAAAGCGCGGTGGCGCTGGCGCACGGCTACGCCAAGGCCAGCGACCGGCCGATGGGCGCGGTGCTGCATTCCAACGTCGGGCTGATGCACGCCAGCATGTCGGTGTTCAACGCCTGGTGCGACCGCGTGCCGATGCTGCTGCTCGGTGCGACGGGGCCGTGGGACGCCGCCAAGCGGCGGCCCTGGATCGACTGGATCCACACCTGCTCCGACCAGGGCGCGCTGGTGCGCGACTACACCAAGTGGGACAACCAGCCGGCTTCGGTGCCCGCGGCCTGCGAGGCGCTGATGCGCGCGATGCAGCTGACGCAGACCGCGCCGCGCGCGCCCACCTACGTCAACCTCGACGCCGCGCTGCAGGAGGCACGCCTCGACGCGGTGCCGGCCCTGCCGGACCCGGCCCGCCACGCGCCGCCGCCCGCGGTCGCACCGGCGGCCGAGGCGCTGGAGGCCGCGCTCGCGCTGCTGCGCGGTGCGCAACGGCCGGTGCTGCTCGCCGGGCGCTGCTCGCGCAGTGCACAGGGCTGGCGTGAGCGCGTCGCCCTGGCGGAGGCGCTGAACGCGCGCGTGCTGACGGACCAGAAGATGGCCGCCGCCTTCCCGACCGACCACCCGCTGCACGCCGGCCCGCCGGGCAACTTCCTGTCGCCCGAGAGCACCGCCGCGCTGCGCGAGGCCGACGTCGTGCTGGCGCTCGACTGGACCGACACCGCGGGCACGCTGCGTCAGGCCTGGGGCGACGCGCCGGTCGACGCGAAGGTGATCCACGTCTCGCCCGACGCGCACCTGCACCGCGGCTGGAGCCACGACTACCAGGCGCTGCCGCCGGCCGACGTCTACCTGCTGTGCGAGCCCGATGCGGTGGTGCCGCTGCTGCTGCCGCGGCTGCCCGCCCCGACCCGGCCGCCGCCGCACCGGGCGCCTTACCAGGAGCCGCAGGCGCTCGGCGACGTGGTGTCCCTGCGCGCGCTGGCGGTGGCCTTCAACGAGGCCGCAGCCGGCCAGCCGGTGTGCCTGACCCGCGTCCCGCTGGGCTGGCACGGCAGCTACCGCCACTTCCGCGACCCGCTGGACTACCTCGGCCTCGAAGGCGGGGGCGGCGTCGGCGCCGGCCCGGGGCTGACGATCGGTGCGGCGCTCGCGCTGCGCGACAGCGGCCGGCTGCCGGTGGCCATCATGGGCGACGGCGACTTCCTCATGGGTGTCACCGCGTTGT
The sequence above is a segment of the Aquabacterium sp. J223 genome. Coding sequences within it:
- a CDS encoding porin, with the translated sequence MKTARTVIALAACACLPAFGQGGAPAPSSVTVYGVLDLATEWSSQGRGGAYRVISGGNLGSRLGFRGQEELGGGLTALFRIEQGINADDGTLGQGGRAWGREASVGLQSRQAGTVLLGRLPTPYYLVHNAVDAFGWMGSGGLPAIGRSGTVHRTLLPVQVAARADNAVSYLSPSFGGFEARALLAAGEGSASQGRTYGASGRYASGPVTGVLGYVRTQGVNNASASGDARAWVAGGSVDLRVARLFAGVTDERIDCIPACGFNQVPGAAATQFRLMNLGVRVPVMAGLTAMAQYTRIDDRSRYTAATPSRDANWFALGAEYTLSRRTMVYGSMGTVDNRNGSNYVLGSGTAQQPVGAIGPNNPRATTAQVGVRHVF
- a CDS encoding tripartite tricarboxylate transporter substrate binding protein; the protein is MRARPLPPITRRRAIAALAGPLVGAAAAPGGAQTAWPSRAVRLVVPLPPGGSPDLCARVLGERLQPLLGQPIVVENRVGANGGIAREFVARQPADGHTLLMTESAHVMTASFSRLSYDAIRDFTPIAPVARTPFVLAVTPALGVNSVAELIALARARPGQLNYGSSGTGAPHHFAVEMLRSLTGIDVVHVPYKGSAAMVPALLSGEIAFVVGGVNSLLPHLAGGRLKALAVAGSARTAALPEVPTLAEAGPLPGYAMDVWVGLVGPAGLPRPVVERLSTEVAQLLREGEPAAERLRAAGLDPWTGGPERLAAAMQADLDKFTRIARDARMKAD
- a CDS encoding thiamine pyrophosphate-binding protein codes for the protein MSTDERAPLRRDEPTGPASAGAGWGSDVLAEMLRRLGLPYLALNPGASYRGLHDSLVNHLGNAAPQMLLCLHEESAVALAHGYAKASDRPMGAVLHSNVGLMHASMSVFNAWCDRVPMLLLGATGPWDAAKRRPWIDWIHTCSDQGALVRDYTKWDNQPASVPAACEALMRAMQLTQTAPRAPTYVNLDAALQEARLDAVPALPDPARHAPPPAVAPAAEALEAALALLRGAQRPVLLAGRCSRSAQGWRERVALAEALNARVLTDQKMAAAFPTDHPLHAGPPGNFLSPESTAALREADVVLALDWTDTAGTLRQAWGDAPVDAKVIHVSPDAHLHRGWSHDYQALPPADVYLLCEPDAVVPLLLPRLPAPTRPPPHRAPYQEPQALGDVVSLRALAVAFNEAAAGQPVCLTRVPLGWHGSYRHFRDPLDYLGLEGGGGVGAGPGLTIGAALALRDSGRLPVAIMGDGDFLMGVTALWTACHYGIPCLMLVANNRSFFNDEMHQERVAKERGRPVENKWIGQRIDEPDIDLAAMARAQGAHGIGPVTDVAQLRQAVAEGLQAVRDGRVVVVDVRVQPGYDANPSGPASQKR